One Silene latifolia isolate original U9 population chromosome 4, ASM4854445v1, whole genome shotgun sequence DNA segment encodes these proteins:
- the LOC141652596 gene encoding pentatricopeptide repeat-containing protein At3g48250, chloroplastic-like produces the protein MNRAKLLRLSTRLVNSLTSTRKPLTQVNRFSQLTQFPPFPSPTNPYICNKSFNLHHNFFFSSKVESFIDLISSNDWYEEIEIKVEEVNPNLTHESIVYALLKLNKNPKKCLDFFKWVCVRKGFDVSYVHYSILLKSLACKGFVDNFWVVALEMKEKGFYIDNQVFLHVTTNLKRDNLVDDALHWSKFRKLLCKVDGRSNVCKYVVDLILEFDWNEEVEEKLKKMVSFPVEEDFVIRVLRELWKQPLKAIKFFEWVAKFGGYEHNSVTYNGMVKVLAQPEFMDEFWALIGWMKIEGFEVDLDSYQKISKLRRLPIIDAVKFFEFMMDGPYKLSLPECTSLLKRLSHDSNPDMDLVNRVVNKFVASGNTLTKMVYDGIHRILCNTGRLDEAKKIVQEMSIAGYKPDNITYSQEVFGLCSQRRFEEASNLLDQMEAEGCVPDIKTWTILLQGYCAATQVDQALSCFYRMLEKNVNPDPEMLETLLYGFLAENKLFGGYRFLVEMVKEGRIKPWKSTYKLMIGKLAEVGKFEEALDLLRLMKKQDYPPFPDPILQYVSKSGTVENAKKLLWELRDDDFPPSSATFVWVIKSFFEKGRESEAMELIHSSPYRVRRQKAIREMFPKQLPDETNFSLIDEVH, from the coding sequence ATGAACAGAGCAAAGTTACTCCGTTTGTCCACTAGACTCGTCAATTCACTCACCTCAACTCGGAAACCCTTGACTCAGGTGAATCGCTTCTCTCAACTCACTCAATTTCCCCCTTTTCCTTCCCCTACAAATCCTTACATTTGTAACAAGTCCTTCAATTTGCATCATAATTTCTTCTTTTCATCAAAGGTTGAATCTTTTATTGATTTAATATCATCCAATGATTGGTATgaagaaattgaaattaaagtGGAAgaagtaaaccctaatttgacccATGAATCAATTGTATATGCTTTGTTGAAATTGaataaaaaccctaaaaaatGTTTGGATTTCTTCAAATGGGTATGTGTTAGAAAAGGGTTTGATGTAAGTTACGTGCATTATAGTATATTGCTAAAGTCTCTAGCTTGTAAAGGATTTGTAGATAATTTCTGGGTTGTTGCTTTGGAAATGAAGGAGAAAGGGTTTTATATTGATAATCAGGTTTTTCTTCATGTTACTACGAATCTGAAACGAGATAATTTGGTCGATGATGCGTTGCATTGGAGTAAATTCCGTAAATTGTTGTGTAAAGTTGATGGTAGAAGTAATGTTTGTAAGTATGTGGTGGATTTGATATTGGAATTTGATTGGAATGAGGAGGTGGAGGAAAAGTTGAAGAAAATGGTTAGTTTTCCGGTGGAAGAAGATTTTGTGATACGGGTTTTAAGGGAATTGTGGAAACAACCGTTGAAAGCGATAAAGTTTTTCGAATGGGTTGCTAAGTTTGGTGGGTATGAACATAATAGTGTAACATACAATGGAATGGTTAAGGTTTTAGCTCAGCCTGAATTCATGGACGAGTTTTGGGCGTTGATTGGATGGATGAAAATCGAGGGATTTGAGGTTGATCTTGATTCATACCAAAAGATTTCAAAGCTTAGGCGTTTACCAATTATAGACGCGGTTAAGTTTTTTGAATTTATGATGGATGGACCTTATAAGCTTTCACTACCTGAATGTACTTCACTGCTGAAGAGGTTATCGCACGACTCTAATCCCGATATGGATTTGGTGAATAGGGTTGTTAACAAGTTTGTGGCCTCGGGTAACACTCTAACGAAAATGGTTTATGACGGTATACATAGAATTTTGTGCAACACGGGGAGGTTAGACGAAGCCAAAAAGATTGTGCAGGAAATGAGTATTGCAGGTTACAAGCCTGATAACATCACTTATAGCCAAGAGGTGTTTGGCCTTTGTAGTCAACGTCGATTTGAAGAAGCAAGTAACTTGCTTGACCAAATGGAGGCTGAAGGTTGCGTTCCCGACATCAAGACTTGGACCATATTACTTCAAGGGTATTGTGCAGCTACCCAAGTAGATCAAGCATTATCCTGTTTCTACAGGATGCTAGAGAAAAATGTTAATCCCGACCCTGAAATGTTGGAAACCTTGCTTTATGGATTCCTTGCCGAGAATAAGTTGTTTGGTGGTTACAGATTCCTTGTCGAGATGGTAAAAGAGGGTCGGATTAAACCTTGGAAGTCGACATATAAGCTTATGATCGGGAAATTAGCAGAAGTTGGAAAATTCGAAGAAGCACTCGACTTGCTTAGATTAATGAAGAAGCAGGATTATCCACCTTTTCCTGATCCAATACTACAATATGTTTCCAAATCAGGAACAGTAGAGAATGCTAAGAAGCTCCTTTGGGAACTACGTGACGACGATTTTCCTCCATCTTCTGCAACCTTTGTTTGGGTGATTAAATCTTTTTTTGAAAAAGGTAGAGAATCTGAGGCCATGGAACTGATTCATAGCAGTCCCTATCGTGTTCGCCGTCAAAAGGCGATTCGCGAGATGTTTCCTAAACAACTGCCTGATGAAACCAACTTTTCTTTGATAGATGAGGTCCATTAA
- the LOC141651983 gene encoding transcription factor-like protein DPB gives MVTCNSQENGDNNPKGATRSWGTTASPQSVSINGSVGSQSSRSTAGMATPVSDSIVLRLNHLEIQGDNSDPQSAVASKKKKRGRRATGTDKSGLGLRQFSMKVCEKVESKGTTTYNEVADELVAEYADASIDLETNEQGDDEKNIRRRVYDALNVLTAMDIISKDKKEIQWKGLPCTSLNDIEKLKTERIGLRKRIEKKRAYLQELEEQFTGYQNVIQRNQQQYKNGNPPCGGVALPFILIQTRPNATVEVEISEDMQLVHFDFNSTPFELYDDNYVLKQMNFGKSQLDDGDSNLQTSPVP, from the exons ATGGTAACCTGCAATTCCCAAGAAAACGGAGACAATAATCCAAAAGGGGCAACTCGTTCATGGGGCACAACTGCTTCACCTCAGTCTGTATCGATCAATGGCAGTGTCGGTTCACAATCCAGCAGAAGCACAGCTGGTATGGCAACACCAGTTTCTGATAGTATTGTTCTTAGATTAAACCATCTTGAGATTCAGGGCGATAATTCTGATCCTCAGAGTGCTGTTGC GAGCAAGAAAAAAAAGAGGGGACGGCGTGCAACTGGAACGGATAAAAGTGGCCTTGGACTTCGGCAATTCAGCATGAAAG TGTGCGAGAAAGTGGAAAGCAAGGGGACGACAACATACAACGAG GTTGCAGATGAACTAGTGGCTGAGTATGCAGATGCAAGcattgatcttgaaacaaatGAACAG GGAGATGACGAAAAAAATATTCGACGGAGAGTGTATGATGCCTTGAATGTTCTAACAGCAATGGACATTATTTCCAAGGACAAAAAGGAAATACAATGGAAAGGTCTGCCTTGCACTAGCTTGAATGATATTGAAAAACTAAAG ACCGAGCGCATAGGACTGAGAAAGAGGATAGAAAAGAAAAGGGCTTACTTGCAAGAATTGGAAGAGCAA TTCACAGGATATCAAAACGTTATACAGCGTAATCAACAACAGTATAAGAACGGAAATCCTCCTTGTGGTGGTGTTGCTTTGCCTTTTATTCTGATCCAG ACTAGACCAAATGCGACTGTTGAGGTGGAAATATCAGAAGATATGCAGCTTGTGCATTTTGATTTCAATAG CACCCCTTTTGAATTATACGACGACAACTATGTCCTGAAACAAATGAATTTCGGAAAATCTCAGTTGGATGATGGGGATTCTAATCTACAAACTTCTCCGGTGCCATAG
- the LOC141652597 gene encoding protein NBR1 homolog: MASLVIKVKYEETLRRLNVAINGDQKLDLSMEGLRLKIRSLFNLPTDASIRLTYKDEDGDLVTLGDDDDLNDIVRQGLNPVRISVHVSSDQSAQSSSTPSSGSAIPSTASSQNVQPKFNVDEALKSLQEPLNRVLLNLRSLTPNPQQNAIAADARKILKSVQAHLAQVLTKLQSDISSAPTSPILADLFDGLHKLRQLCLNAALSISGNFSGSSHNKDGNEVTKNDGIDTPVPIQPAPKSTQATGLNVSVEDKSASCESSAKKMSSSGSTKSRDVAFSGARVMPASQKESSFGSIIHKNVGCDGCGVLPITGPRFKSKVKYDYDLCSLCFSRMGNDLHYTRIDIPLPYIYTSSFNAADAMSPNRSMARPYVPKHLRMGFDSRFVMDVNVIDGTTMAPSTPFTKTWRMQNTGSVPWTRGLRCQWICGDRFSPSDSVEIQVPLTGVNVASEINISVDFIAPDLPGRYVSYWRMADPSGHQFGQRVWVHIQVDQSLDLTRERCPMLDLNLPPESNETALPHVANVKAEPESDVEVGDSSAPSILENNTVMLGPNFPINDDLLVAAGSSHVPPATGSDTPVSPVAPSPVSSPTPAASASEVSYPAIDGVSNVHEQVTEELSHHDEARMLKELEQMGFKQTDLNREVLRMNTYDLERSVDDLCDVSEWGPLLEELRQMGFEDKVTNKKLLVKNNGSITRVVMELIADE; encoded by the exons ATGGCGTCACTTGTGATCAAG GTTAAATATGAGGAAACGCTTAGGCGTCTCAATGTTGCTATAAATGGAGACCAGAAACTAGATCTTAGCATGGAGGGTCTGCGGCTGAAAATTCGTTCTCTTTTCAACTTGCCAACAGATGCTTCTATTCGTCTTACGTACAAAGATGAAGATGGTGACCTGGTTACCCTTGGGGATGATGATGATCTTAATGATATAGTTAGGCAAGGTCTGAATCCTGTGAGGATTTCTGTTCATGTTAGCTCAGACCAGAGTGCTCAATCGTCTTCTACTCCTTCTAGTGGAAGTGCAATCCCAAGCACGGCTTCCTCACAAAATGTGCAACCAAAATTTAATGTTGACGAGGCACTGAAGTCTCTACAAGAGCCTCTAAATCGTGTTTTGCTGAATCTCAGATCACTAACTCCAAATCCACAACAAAATGCTATTGCTGCTGATGCTCGCAAAATATTGAAATCTGTTCAAGCACATTTGGCTCAGGTGTTGACCAAGCTCCAATCAGACATTTCATCCGCCCCTACTTCTCCAATTCTTGCTGATCTTTTTGACGGGTTGCATAAATTGAGACAGTTGTGCTTGAATGCTGCTCTTTCTATATCTGGTAATTTTAGTGGCAGTAGTCACAACAAAGATGGCAATGAAGTTACGAAAAATGATGGTATTGATACACCTGTCCCAATTCAACCAGCTCCGAAGAGTACTCAGGCTACTGGACTAAATGTATCTGTTGAAGACAAGAGTGCAAGCTGTGAATCTTCTGCTAAAAAGATGTCTAGCAGTGGTAGTACTAAGAGCAGGGATGTTGCCTTTTCAGGAGCAAGAGTGATGCCTGCATCACAAAAGGAATCTAGTTTCGGATCCATAATCCACAAAAATGTCGGGTGTGATGGCTGTGGGGTTCTTCCCATCACTGGACCAAGGTTCAAATCGAAAGT GAAGTATGATTACGATTTATGCAGTCTTTGTTTCTCACGGATGGGAAATGACTTACATTATACTAGGATTGATATCCCCTTGccatatatatatacttcgtctTTCAACGCCGCAGATGCG ATGAGTCCCAACCGGTCTATGGCGAGGCCCTATGTACCAAAACATCTTCGTATGGGATTTGATAGTCGCTTTGTTATGGATGTCAATGTCATTGATGGGACAACTATGGCTCCGTCAACAccttttacaaaaacatggcggaTGCAGAACACTGGTTCAGTCCCTTGGACGCGTGGACTGCGATGTCAATGGATATGTGGAGACCGATTTAGCCCTTCTGATTCAGTTGAGATTCAG GTTCCTTTGACTGGTGTGAATGTTGCTTCTGAAATTAACATATCTGTTGATTTCATTGCCCCTGACTTGCCTGGTCGATACGTTTCTTATTGGAGAATGGCAGACCCATCCGGCCACCAGTTTGGACAGCGTGTGTGGGTTCACATTCAG GTGGATCAATCCTTGGACTTGACTCGTGAAAGGTGCCCAATGTTAGACCTAAATCTTCCTCCTGAAAGTAACGAGACTGCTCTTCCCCATGTTGCTAATGTTAAGGCCGAACCTGAATCTGATGTCGAAGTTGGTGATTCTAGTGCTCCATCCATTCTCGAGAATAACACTGTGATGCTAGGGCCGAATTTCCCTATCAATGATGACCTACTAGTTGCTGCAGGTTCATCGCATGTTCCACCTGCTACTGGTTCTGACACGCCTGTATCTCCTGTAGCACCCTCACCCGTCTCTTCTCCTACACCAGCTGCTTCTGCCTCGGAAGTATCATATCCCGCCATTGATGGTGTCAGCAACGTTCACGAGCAAGTAACTGAGGAGCTTTCACATCATGATGAGGCGAGAATGCTGAAGGAACTTGAGCAGATGGGTTTCAAGCAAACTGACTTGAACAGAGAGGTTCTTCGAATGAACACATATGATTTGGAGCGCTCTGTGGACGATCTCTGTGACGTGTCTGAGTGGGGCCCACTCCTTGAGGAGCTGCGGCAGATG GGTTTCGAAGATAAAGTGACGAACAAGAAGCTGTTAGTGAAGAACAATGGGAGCATCACTCGGGTCGTCATGGAACTCATTGCTGATGAATAA
- the LOC141652598 gene encoding plant intracellular Ras-group-related LRR protein 1-like → MDPNPKNFPILSYIMTRLPSIGPLRQPTSPTSDIEAPPATIRTTPPEPTFHDTLISRMPHLTDPKVISEMSAAVSEIAQTRSVLQALGPRPDHETIDLARSKLTDIDSVLSSQLDEIELSPSPQGGTGESEKEKLEREKAMYKAIVQVDEMHDAYEKLLRANEEKLQRIYDSAAAAKGKGKEVVEEEEEEEEVVDEDVIRVLKEEGGGVQKVDLSGKKLRILPDAFGRLKNVVVLNLSTNQLQGIPDSISGMENLEDLNLSSNTLQSLPDSIGLLLKLRILNVAGNKLTALPDSIAHCKSLEELDASFNNLGYLPTNIGFELVNLRKLLVHYNKIRSLPSSVGEMKSLQHLDAHFNELHGLPLSIGKLTTLVTLNLSGNFSDFKELPETFGDLISLEEVDLSNNQIHSLPNSFCRLEKLRKLNLDLNPIVIPPMEVVNAGAEAVKMFMAKRWADLLREEEERNRQMTQDLGETGWLKRSVSKLNNVVSSVSEYLGSPRSPHDPCLDEVR, encoded by the exons ATGGATCCGAACCCGAAAAACTTCCCAATCCTATCCTACATCATGACCCGTCTCCCTTCAATCGGACCACTCCGTCAACCCACTTCCCCAACCTCCGACATCGAAGCACCACCCGCAACCATCCGAACCACCCCTCCCGAACCTACCTTCCACGACACCCTCATTTCCCGTATGCCCCACTTAACCGACCCGAAAGTCATATCCGAAATGTCCGCCGCCGTCTCGGAAATCGCACAAACCCGGTCTGTCCTCCAAGCCCTCGGTCCCCGGCCCGATCACGAAACCATCGACCTCGCCCGGTCTAAATTAACCGATATCGATTCGGTTTTATCGTCGCAGCTCGACGAAATCGAGCTCTCTCCGTCTCCGCAAGGCGGAACCGGAGAGAGTGAGAAGGAGAAATTGGAGAGGGAGAAGGCGATGTATAAGGCGATTGTTCAGGTTGATGAGATGCATGATGCGTATGAGAAATTGTTGCGCGCTAATGAAGAGAAATTGCAGCGGATTTACGATTCCGCTGCTGCGGCGAAAGGTAAGGGGAAAGAggtggtggaggaggaggaggaggaagaggaggtggTTGATGAAGATGTTATTAGGGTTTTGAAAGAAGAAGGTGGAGGTGTTCAGAAGGTTGACTTGTCTGGTAAGAAATTGAGGATTTTGCCTGATGCTTTTGGGAGATTGAAGAATGTTGTTGTTCTTAATCTTTCTACTAATCAATTGCAG GGAATTCCTGACTCTATATCTGGAATGGAAAATCTTGAAGACTTAAATCTGTCCTCTAATACTCTGCAATCTCTCCCGGATTCCATTGGCCTGTTACTAAAATTGAGGATCCTCAATGTTGCAGGAAACAAGCTAACTGCACTTCCTGACAGCATCGCCCACTGCAA GTCATTGGAGGAGTTGGATGCAAGTTTTAACAACCTTGGATATTTACCCACCAACATAGGCTTTGAGTTGGTGAACTTGAGAAAACTCCTAGTCCACTACAACAAGATTCGATCTCTTCCAAGTTCAGTCGGTGAGATGAAATCTCTCCAACATCTTGACGCTCATTTCAACGAGCTTCACGGCCTTCCCCTCTCCATCGGCAAGCTGACAACTCTTGTCACCTTAAACCTCAGTGGCAACTTCAGTGACTTCAAGGAACTACCCGAGACATTTGGTGATCTAATAAGTCTCGAAGAAGTAGATCTCAGCAACAATCAAATCCACTCTCTTCCAAACTCATTTTGCAGGCTAGAGAAGTTGAGAAAACTCAACTTAGACCTAAACCCTATTGTTATTCCCCCCATGGAGGTTGTGAATGCCGGAGCTGAAGCTGTTAAGATGTTCATGGCTAAGAGGTGGGCCGATCTCCTGAGGGAGGAGGAAGAAAGGAACAGGCAAATGACACAAGACCTAGGTGAAACAGGTTGGTTAAAGCGAAGCGTGTCTAAGCTCAACAACGTTGTTTCCAGTGTTTCTGAGTATCTGGGATCTCCAAGGTCTCCACATGATCCTTGCCTCGACGAGGTACGTTAA